TCGAAGGCAAAGGCATTACTTCCTTAGCTGTTGACACCTTATCCAAATATGCCACAAATGATTTAGGCCTTAAAACGCTCCAAATTATTGTTCACAAAACCAATAATGGCAGTATACGGGTAGCTGAAAAATGTGGTTATACATGGCAAAAGGTATTATTAAAAGAGCATACGCCTCCTAGCGAATCTCCCTTAGATATGGAGTTATATGAGCTTCATGTTTAAAACGCCTTAACAATTCAAAATAAAATCCTGATAAATAGTCATTTGTAGTCGGTATCTCTTCATAGCTTCCTTTGTATATTGTAAATTTACAGTCAATTCGCACAAAACCTTTCCTTTAATGAGAGACAAATTCTTTAGTTACATTCAAAACCTTCAAGACACTATTACTTCTAAACTTCAGGAAATAGATGGTAAAGCCAAGTTTCACGAAGATGTTTGGAACAGACCGGAAGGTGGCGGCGGTAGAACTAGAGTTATAGAAAATGGTGCCGTTTTTGAAAAAGGCGGTGTAAATATCTCTGGTGTGCATGGGGCCTTACCCAAGAGCATGCAGACTTATTTTGGAGTAGAAGATGCCGATTTTTATGCTTGCGGATTAAGTCTGGTGCTTCACCCTAAAAACCCGATGGTGCCTACAGTCCATGCCAACTGGCGTTATTTTGAAATGTATGATAAGGAAGGAAATATTGTTGACCAGTGGTTTGGGGGAGGACAGGATTTGACTCCTTATTATCTCTTTGATGAAGACGCAGTTCACTTCCACACTATTTGTAAGACTGCTTGTGATACACATAACCCAGACTTCTATTCAACCTATAAAAAGAAGTGTGATGATTACTTTTGGAATGCCCACAGGAATGAGGCTCGAGGCATAGGCGGGCTCTTCTTTGACTACTGCAAAGCTACCGATGAGATGAGTATGGAAAATTGGTATGACTTTGTTACCGAAGTGGGTAATAGCTTTTTAGATAGTTATATACCGATTGTTTCAAAAAGAAAAAAATTGGAGTACTCCCAAGAACAGCGAGATTGGCAGGAGGTCAGAAGAGGACGCTATGTGGAGTTTAATCTTGTTCATGACAAAGGCACTTTATTTGGATTGAAGACCAA
This genomic interval from Zobellia roscoffensis contains the following:
- the hemF gene encoding oxygen-dependent coproporphyrinogen oxidase — its product is MRDKFFSYIQNLQDTITSKLQEIDGKAKFHEDVWNRPEGGGGRTRVIENGAVFEKGGVNISGVHGALPKSMQTYFGVEDADFYACGLSLVLHPKNPMVPTVHANWRYFEMYDKEGNIVDQWFGGGQDLTPYYLFDEDAVHFHTICKTACDTHNPDFYSTYKKKCDDYFWNAHRNEARGIGGLFFDYCKATDEMSMENWYDFVTEVGNSFLDSYIPIVSKRKKLEYSQEQRDWQEVRRGRYVEFNLVHDKGTLFGLKTNGRIESILMSLPPHVQWRYDHQPEEGSEEYRLVDILKNPKKWV